One Equus quagga isolate Etosha38 chromosome 5, UCLA_HA_Equagga_1.0, whole genome shotgun sequence genomic window carries:
- the VAMP8 gene encoding vesicle-associated membrane protein 8 codes for MEEGSGGEGNDRVRDLRSEVEGVKNIMTQNVERILARGENLDHLRNKTEDLEATSEHFKTTSQKVARKFWWKNVKMIVLICVIVFIIVLLIVLFATGVIH; via the exons ATG GAGGAGGGCAGTGGAGGTGAAGGAAATGATCGTGTGCGGGACCTGCGGAGTGAGGTGGAGGGAGTCAAGAATATTATGACCCAGAATGTGGAGCGGATCCTGGCCCGAGGAGAAAACTTGGACCATCTCCGCAACAAGACAGAGGATCTGGAAGCCACA TCCGAACACTTCAAGACCACGTCGCAGAAGGTGGCTCGGAAGTTCTGGTGGAAGAACGTGAAGATGATTGTCCTCATCTGCGTGATTGTTTTTATCATCGTCCTCCTCATTGTGCTCTTTGCCACTGGTGTCATCCATTAA